A region of the Anomalospiza imberbis isolate Cuckoo-Finch-1a 21T00152 chromosome 11, ASM3175350v1, whole genome shotgun sequence genome:
TAGCTTTGCCTTCCCCTCGTCCAGCCAGGCTCCTCCTTTGGGTctcttcctcctgccctgccaggacTTCGGCAAAGCACAAAACCACACCTGAGCTCAGCTGCCTCCATGAACCAGCTGAATGCCTCAGCCTCTACCAGGGCCAGGTTTCCCTCTGGGATTCACCCAGCAACAAGTCACCCTTGCACCCACTGTCATTGCAGCAGTGACAGAGGTCATCACAACAGCAAAAGCCACGAGCCTGCAGTGGTGCAGGGAGTGGTTTTAAGTGTGTGTGTTCCCTGCAGCTGGCTTCTCCAGGCCCAGGATTCTCCGGACCACAGTGATGACAGTGATTCATGCAGAACACCAGTCCCCATCTGCAACACCACCCCTGAGTGTAACAGCAGGGCACCAATTCCCATGCTGCTTGCCTCCTGTACTGGTTTTTGTACACTTGTGTGTACTCCCACCTGTAAAAACATTGATATGTAGGTTGCAAATGGAATCCTCCCCTCCCCTGAAGCATCCATAACATCCTGTGGCAAGGACCCCACAGCTGTCCGACCCCAGCTGGAGCACTCACCCTCTGCCTTGGGTTATTGCCAGTTTATCTGACTGGAAAGACATTAAACACAGGGTCACTTGAAGGCTCAGCCACAGCCCTTGCAGCCTCAGCTCCACCACCCAAGACCAGGCAGAGGGCTGCAAAGTTCAGACCATCTCCTTTCCCCCATGAACTTCAGGGTTACtgttccccccctcccccaactTGGCTTTCTCCACATTCCAGCTGTGTCCAAAGAAAACAAGTGCAGAGCAACACTTTAAATGAAGATGAGCAGAAGGTCCAAGTCTTTCAAAAAGCATGAAGACAGAAAAGTGGTCCCACCAGGACACATTGCTAGTGCAGTTATTTGAGATTGATGTGGACAGCAAAAGCCTGGTCAAGTGAGAAAAGTATGATAGGACAGCACTATAAAATAGGATATGGAGCACAAAGACTGTTAGAAAGCTCTTGAAATAACTGCCCTCATTTCACTGCTTTCCATCTTCCTCTGGGTACAGTTGTCAGCTCAGCCTTGGTGAGTACAAGCAGAGGGTCATACACAGCATCTAGAAATTAAAGGCTTAACTTTGACTAGGCTGGACCACGGAAAGGCCCTCAACTCACTCCAAGGAATTCCAGGCCAGCCTTGCTGGTGAGCAGGAAGggctgagcctgctctgctcacaCAAGCCCTCCAAGGGGAAGGCAGCAAGAGCTTTAACAGCCTGTCCCAAAACACAAAGGGTGTCCAGGACATATGCCCAGAACAGGGCTGAAGGACTGTACTCACTGAGGGATCTGATCCCAGCATCATTCCTGCCCCTGCAAGCAGATTCCAGAGAAGCAGAGGGGTAACTCTCTAGCAGTGCCCCAGCCAAGCAAGCAGGGCTGGTTCACCCCACTCTCAAAAACCAAGCTGGAAGGCACAAAGTTTATAGTAAGGAAGAAGCAGAAATGCCCTTCAGTTAGCAGGCATTGAGGCTTGCTGGAATGGTGACTagacagaggaaagaaagcatgttagtggaggaaaaaaagagtcaGAAACAGGAGTAAACAAGAAGGTTTGTTCTTGTTAAGTTTATTGGCATcatgtttgtttctttacatAAGAGCTCAGCCTACGTACTAGAATGTAGACCTCTGGAAAACAGGTAGAAGGGCTCCATTTAAGCAAGCTACAAATGCAAGAACAAATaccaggaagaaaggaagagaggaaagggaCTAGATTGCCAAGTTTTTCCATACCAAAAATCCAGATTAGCAGTCAGTAAGAAGAAAGGGAAGATTTGTAGTCCAGGTCATTCATCAGGAAACAGCTACCACACCCCAAGTGGGAGAGGAGCTCCTTCCACAGCACaaagagccacaggcacaccccagctctggctcctcaTGCTTGCTCCAGGATGGCAGGAATTAAGCAGTAGGGGAGGTGAACAAATGAGGTCATTTCATagctgtatttaattttaaatccaATAATCCAGTGTGCATATCAATGCTGTTATGCAAATCTGAGAATTTAGATACAAGGAAGCCAGACAGATTTTTCCAGAAGATGAAGCCTTTTTGGCCTCAAAACAAGAAGGCTTACATAGTTCATCTCTACTGTACAGAATACTGCCTCTATCTGGACTCTGTGTTGCTAGCACGCCGCAGGTCACAAGTGTCCTCCTCACTTTCTACACAACCTGTGTTTCAGTACTTGAACATGTAATTCAGGAATTTTACACtaatttatacatttttaattggTTGCATATATTAACATGTACTATAAGATTTTTCCTAAAGAAGCATTACATAATACATGGATACTGTAAAAAGATCTGATTAGTTAAAAGTAACAAGCATTAACAGAGATACATACAAAACTCAACCTAGTCTGACTGAGTGCTGAGCTTGCAATGAACTATGGGTAATCAGCCTTTCCAATTGCAGCCTTCACAGGGGAAAACACAGGACAGTTAAAAATGTATGTAACTTGTTACACAGATTACCTGTAAACAGTTTCTCTCCATTGGACACCTGGAATTAGATTCAGTTCCAAACATACATAACAGTTTCCATTTTAAACTAAGAGAAAGGTCTGTTACCATGAAGTGTGATGTGGATGGTGTGGGGACGTGAGCTCTGAAGTGCAGGACTCAGATGCTCATGAGAGATGGGTGGATTTTGGCAGCTGgagatgcaatttttttttgtaatttcattttaaacacagaagaggGGCTGTGTGTTTGAAGGCCTAAGTGTGATATTTGTTTGTGAAGGACTGTGCTCAACCCCTCCCACtcccctcagcagctgcagctctccgCAGAAGCCTTTGCTCGGTCAGTCTTGTCTAGTTTGATGGGTTCAGGGAATTCATTGTAAAGTTCCACTTCGGTTTCCTAGTGGGAGAGAAGGAGGAGTTAAtgccacagctctgcagacagtTTCCTGCATGcaaggagctggggaaggctgggggTGAGCCCCAGGCTGCCCACAGCACAGGGGCAGGGCTGCACACTGCCCCCCTCCCTACCTGTTTAAGTGCATTTCGTGCAATCGTCTGGAAAGCTTGTTCCACATTAATGGCCTCCTTGGCACTGGTTTCAAAGTAGGGGATGTTGTTTTTACTGTAGCACCAGGCTTGTGCCCGTTTTGTGGTGACCTGGGTGGACAGAGAACAGCATCACTACCTTCTGCTATGCAgggaggggttttattttcagGGCAAGGCCAGAAATCCCTCATATCCAACCAGAGCAGCTCTGACCTCATCAAACCCACAGCCTTGAAACAGAAAACAGGAGTCCACTTCCCATCACCTGACAGACCCAGCCCCAGGGCAAGGAGGACCATGCCCAAGGGCAATGAGACCACAGAGCACTGGCTTGCTCCCATAGGAGCTGCTCGGCACATCtgggggaggagaagcagcTCCTCTCCTTGCATCTCCCCAGGAAGCTGCTGCAATCCTTCCACCAGTGGGCAGGAGCATGCTGTGCACAGGGGTCTGACCTCTCCAGGCAGGAGAAACCCTTCTCCGGTGGCAGACAACATCTGAGCCACTCTCAGGCACCTCCCACTCCCGTTTCTCAGGTAACCCTCCTGTGTTTCTACAAGGTCTCCCACTCCAGCAATTCCTTAAGAGGAGGTTAGTAAGTCCCAGTACTCACTTGTCTGTTTTCTAGGTCAATCTTGTTTCCCAGcacaacaaaaggaaaattctcAGGATCCCTTGGACTGGCCTGAATGAGGAATTCATCCCTCCAGCTGTCTAGGGTTTTGAACGTGTTGGGAGCCGTGACATCAAATACCAGCACACAGCAATCTGCTCCCCTGTAGAAGGCAACTCCCAGAGACTGAAATCGTTCTTGGCCTGCTGTATCCCATATCTGGAGCAAAAGACAGGGCAGATAAGCCAGTTCTACTCTGACACAGTCAGTCTGCAATTAGGGCATTAATTCCAAAACTCCCCACTAGGCACATATAGTCCCCAGCTAGGCAGATAGCAGCACCTGCAGGCTTGGGGATTTCTGTAGGCACTAAGCATCAAGAGCCAGAAACACCTTCTAAAGATAGTTGACCCTTTTTGTGTTCAGCCTCAGCcagggacatatccttgtcctGGGCAAGCAGAACTAGGGTATTAGGGTCAGCAGGTGACCTGCCTGCAGTACCTGTATGTACCTGGATACCAGCAGAGTTCAAACACTCCTCTGATGGCTGCAGCTTTTGCTGCCTTGCAGTCAGTTTCACCATGGAGAGATGAAAGCTGCAGATACCAGAGACATAAGCAGGCTGGCAGGTTAACACCCACAGGACTTGGGGTGACACGAATGGTTGACCTAGGGAGTCCTTTCCAGTTCTTGGACACTAGGGAAGTGAATCTTTCTAACAAGATCTAGTTTACTGACAGTACCAAATCCAGGTTTTTTAAAACAGGGCCTAGCAACACTGCTGTTAGCTGAACCCAGATTAATCTTTGCATTCTCTTGTTCAGCCCATGCAAAAATTTGTAGAGAAGCCCAGAGGCACTAATGTCTAACAGAAGTTCAGTGCAAACAAGAGTCACACCCAGTACACTGACCCCTACACCAGTCTGGGCTACACCGGAGCAGATGCTTCGACACAAATGGGGTAATGGCACCCCttgcagcagggagcagagtcCCTCCTTACCTGCATTGTCACTAGCCTGTCATCCACCATCACCTCTTTTGTCAGGAAGTCTGCACCTATCGTAGCCTTGTACTGGTTACTGAATTTCTTGTTCACATACTGGTTCATGAGCGATGTCTTTCCCACCCTGCACAGgaacacaaaaaagaaagactTAGTAGGCTGTTTCTACAACAATGTTTGAGTTAACCACCCTGAAGAGAACAGTCCAATGCCCTTCATTGCCCATAACCTCTTGGCTTTTCACCCAGGGAAAAAGCACCCACCTCTGCTAGTAGGGGCTTGCATACCAAGAGATGCTGAGGCACCAGCTGAGTAAGAGCATTAGGTACCCAAGGATAGCATTAGGTACCCAAGGATACAAAGGATTACATCCTGAGAAACCTCACTTCCCCAGCACTAATCTGATCCTTTGTAAGGAACACACATCACATTATGACCATGAAGGCAATTTTGGAAGATGAAGTGCTTCAGAGAAACCCATCACAAACGGTAATCTTCAGCCTCTGcagaaggaggagggggaaaaccAGACACTCTCAGATGGCAACAGCTTACAAACACATCTGCTAGGCACCCAGAGGTGGAGATCCTCCCCAGAGAGCAAGCTTAGAGGCTCACATGCCTCTGTGTGGCTGAGAAACACTCCCTGAATAACAGCTTGCTGGGGACAGCAGTATAAATAAGCCTTATGTCATGGGAATCAGGTTACAGCCTGCACAGCAAGGAACCTGTGACAGCAGAGCAGACTCCTTGCTGAGAGCACAGAGCAAAGCCTTTCACTCCAAGGGGTGTGCTCCAGCTAGCCCAGAGAAGCAAAGCAGATGGCTCAGTACAGACTATGTCTCTGACAGAGACAGAATTTTAGGAAGTTACCTAAGAATGTTTacttgttgttttggggttttttattttatttttaagtttaaCGCTCATTCCAACAACACATGTCCTCCTTGCAGAAGGCTATTCCACTCTGCTACTCCAGTGATCTGCCCACCACATTTTCCCCATTTAATATTGTGGCAGGACCTCAAGATAGGAAACTGCAGGGACACATTCAAAACAGAGGGCAGTGAAGAGTTCTTAGACCTGAGGTAACACAGCTAGCACGGGCT
Encoded here:
- the RAB7A gene encoding ras-related protein Rab-7a, with product MTSRKKVLLKVIILGDSGVGKTSLMNQYVNKKFSNQYKATIGADFLTKEVMVDDRLVTMQIWDTAGQERFQSLGVAFYRGADCCVLVFDVTAPNTFKTLDSWRDEFLIQASPRDPENFPFVVLGNKIDLENRQVTTKRAQAWCYSKNNIPYFETSAKEAINVEQAFQTIARNALKQETEVELYNEFPEPIKLDKTDRAKASAESCSC